From one Paenibacillus terrae HPL-003 genomic stretch:
- a CDS encoding acyltransferase family protein codes for MKSNPLPSQRRYMPGLDGLRALAVIAVIVYHLNPDWLPGGLLGVGVFFTLSGYLITDILVSQWDTYHSFKMKDFWLRRARRLLPAMLTVVAVIVLCSLLFDPSRLTALRGDVPAALVYMSNWWFIFHQVSYFESFGPPSPLGHLWSLAVEEQFYILWPLMLALGLKYMPKRIVLAGWVTCLALTSALLMAVIYVPGTDPSRVYYGTDTRGFALLIGAALALVWPSGKLKGQASAKARLFLDVIGAVSLLLLCHWAWASNEYDPSLYRGGLLGIALVTAIVVAALAHPVSHLGKLLGLKPLRWIGARSYGLYLWHVPIITLTTPQVDTDGVHVMRIILQLFATVLLASLSYKYIEEPIRHGGFRSWIAGIRTAVRRQVRWRWMPSTAASVLFIGVFTGTIHLYVTPNGATTQVAANDEILSGKTVPPLHGTVSVASKEPKAKPQVSGGSKVQDAAKVQAQTQAPKNTETKADTTNGAKLQSDTSAQQQQATPSADVGAGVTAIGDSVMLDVQAYIQQAFPDAVVDGRIGRQMAEAPAVLEQLRQNGQLGKTVIIELGTNGSFTKGQLTDLLGSLKDAKRIILVNTRVPRPWESIVNRHLAEAAAQDARITMIDWYGASSGKNSYFEPDGVHLKPKGAKAYASLLAQVLTKQS; via the coding sequence ATGAAGTCTAATCCGTTGCCATCACAACGTCGTTATATGCCGGGACTGGATGGGTTAAGAGCGCTGGCGGTCATCGCAGTCATTGTGTATCATCTGAATCCGGACTGGTTGCCGGGAGGCTTGTTGGGTGTAGGCGTTTTTTTTACTTTATCGGGGTACTTAATCACGGATATTCTTGTAAGTCAGTGGGATACATATCATAGTTTTAAAATGAAAGATTTCTGGCTGCGTCGGGCCAGAAGGCTGCTGCCTGCCATGCTGACGGTTGTGGCCGTCATTGTCCTATGCTCGTTACTTTTCGATCCGTCACGGCTCACGGCCTTGCGCGGAGATGTACCTGCCGCATTGGTATATATGAGTAACTGGTGGTTTATTTTTCATCAGGTATCGTATTTTGAAAGCTTTGGTCCACCTTCGCCGCTCGGGCATCTGTGGTCGCTGGCGGTGGAGGAACAATTCTACATCCTGTGGCCGTTAATGCTGGCGCTTGGGTTGAAATACATGCCCAAGCGTATTGTGCTCGCAGGCTGGGTAACTTGCCTGGCGTTGACCTCTGCGCTGCTGATGGCAGTAATTTACGTGCCGGGAACCGATCCGAGCCGAGTGTATTATGGCACGGATACGCGCGGATTCGCTCTGCTGATCGGTGCGGCGCTGGCTTTGGTATGGCCGAGTGGCAAGCTGAAAGGGCAAGCGTCTGCCAAGGCGCGCTTGTTCCTGGATGTCATTGGGGCTGTAAGCTTGCTGTTGCTGTGTCACTGGGCATGGGCCTCGAATGAATATGACCCGTCTTTGTATCGGGGGGGCTTGCTGGGCATAGCCTTGGTCACTGCTATTGTGGTCGCAGCGTTAGCACATCCGGTGAGCCATCTCGGCAAGCTGCTTGGACTCAAGCCGCTACGCTGGATCGGCGCTCGTTCCTACGGGCTATACCTGTGGCATGTTCCGATTATCACCCTGACGACACCGCAGGTGGATACCGATGGTGTGCATGTGATGCGAATCATTTTACAGCTATTCGCAACGGTGCTGCTAGCCTCCCTCTCCTACAAATATATCGAGGAGCCGATCCGGCACGGAGGATTCCGTTCGTGGATTGCAGGGATCCGCACAGCGGTCCGCAGACAGGTACGGTGGAGGTGGATGCCTTCAACCGCAGCCTCTGTGCTTTTTATAGGCGTTTTTACGGGCACTATTCACCTCTATGTGACGCCTAATGGCGCAACCACGCAAGTAGCGGCGAACGATGAGATTCTAAGCGGGAAGACAGTGCCGCCGCTTCACGGAACCGTATCCGTGGCTTCGAAGGAGCCGAAAGCCAAGCCACAAGTTTCCGGGGGCAGCAAGGTGCAGGACGCAGCTAAGGTCCAAGCTCAAACCCAAGCGCCAAAGAATACGGAGACGAAGGCTGACACTACGAATGGGGCTAAGCTTCAGTCGGATACTTCGGCCCAACAGCAGCAGGCAACGCCTAGTGCAGATGTTGGTGCAGGTGTGACCGCAATTGGCGATTCTGTCATGCTGGATGTGCAGGCATACATTCAGCAAGCTTTCCCAGATGCGGTGGTAGACGGACGGATCGGTCGACAGATGGCGGAAGCGCCTGCCGTGCTGGAGCAGTTGAGACAGAACGGACAGCTAGGGAAGACAGTCATTATTGAGCTGGGCACCAACGGTTCTTTTACCAAGGGCCAATTGACGGATTTGCTCGGCAGTCTGAAGGATGCGAAGCGTATTATCCTCGTGAATACTCGTGTCCCACGTCCGTGGGAGAGCATCGTGAACAGGCATCTTGCCGAAGCAGCAGCCCAGGATGCACGGATTACGATGATCGACTGGTACGGAGCCAGCTCTGGCAAAAACTCGTATTTTGAACCCGACGGAGTTCATTTGAAGCCCAAAGGCGCCAAAGCCTATGCATCTTTGTTGGCTCAGGTTTTGACGAAGCAATCTTAA
- a CDS encoding GTP-binding protein, which yields MANTMELEKKIPVTVLSGYLGSGKTTLLNHVLNNREGLRVAVIVNDMSEVNMDADLIRDGGGLSRVDEKLVEMSNGCICCTLREDLLKEVERLALDKKFDYILIESTGIGEPIPVAQTFSYVDEENDIDLTKLTRLDTMVTVVNAPEFWKDFYSRDSLKDRGQEVADEDARGIVDLLVEQVEFCDVLIINKCDLVSPEELDRLEKALRGIQPNAKIIRSEYGKVDPKEILNTHRFDFATASQAAGWIQEMNKEEHVPETEEYGIASFVYKRKIPFHPERLLKWLAKWPAEVVRSKGLVWFATQNRTAFTFSQAGSSKQFARAGLWVSALTEEERQYYLGEDFEKTPDWDEKYGDRVTKLVFIGIDMNREEIERTLDETLLTPEEMEQDWRKLPDPFTKKI from the coding sequence TTGGCAAACACTATGGAATTGGAAAAGAAAATACCGGTTACGGTACTTAGCGGGTACCTCGGTTCAGGCAAAACCACGCTGCTCAATCATGTGCTGAATAACCGGGAAGGCTTGCGGGTAGCTGTCATTGTCAATGACATGAGCGAGGTAAACATGGATGCCGATCTCATTCGGGATGGCGGAGGATTATCCCGCGTGGATGAGAAGCTGGTGGAAATGTCCAACGGTTGCATCTGCTGCACCCTGAGGGAAGACCTCCTAAAAGAGGTAGAACGACTGGCGCTCGATAAAAAGTTTGACTATATCCTCATTGAGTCCACGGGCATCGGCGAACCCATTCCGGTAGCCCAAACGTTCAGTTATGTAGATGAAGAAAACGATATCGACCTGACCAAGCTGACTCGGCTGGATACGATGGTTACTGTTGTGAATGCGCCGGAATTTTGGAAAGACTTCTACTCCAGAGACTCCCTCAAGGATCGCGGGCAGGAAGTTGCGGACGAAGATGCACGCGGCATCGTTGATCTGCTGGTGGAGCAGGTGGAATTTTGTGATGTGCTGATCATTAACAAATGCGATCTGGTATCCCCGGAAGAGCTGGACCGACTGGAAAAAGCGCTGCGCGGTATTCAACCGAATGCCAAAATCATACGTTCCGAATACGGTAAAGTGGATCCGAAGGAGATTTTGAACACGCATCGTTTCGACTTTGCAACAGCCAGCCAAGCGGCAGGCTGGATACAGGAGATGAACAAGGAGGAGCACGTACCGGAGACAGAGGAATACGGCATTGCTTCGTTTGTGTACAAGCGCAAAATCCCGTTTCATCCAGAACGTTTGCTGAAATGGCTGGCCAAATGGCCTGCTGAGGTTGTCCGCTCCAAGGGATTGGTGTGGTTCGCTACGCAGAATCGTACCGCTTTTACATTCAGTCAGGCGGGCAGCTCCAAGCAATTCGCCCGCGCAGGACTGTGGGTATCTGCTTTGACCGAGGAAGAACGCCAATACTATCTCGGAGAAGATTTTGAAAAAACGCCGGACTGGGATGAAAAATACGGGGACCGGGTGACCAAGCTCGTATTTATCGGCATAGACATGAATCGGGAAGAAATCGAGCGTACGCTCGATGAGACACTGCTGACTCCTGAAGAGATGGAGCAGGACTGGCGCAAGCTGCCTGACCCTTTTACGAAAAAAATATAA
- a CDS encoding sodium-dependent transporter: MNLSKGQNSLNDKNERFSSAGFILAAIGSAAGLGNIWKFPYITGQYGGAAFFMLFIVCLLLVGLPVLLAELALGRAGRGSAASAMVKVGGHPIWGKMSIMFVIVPFVILSFYAIVGGWTLHYAVEAFSGNLFSNKDFAGQFASFSSGYAPLVWLLVVFAFTSIVVTLGVSNGIERFNKILIPAKVILLLVLMINALMLPGSGAGVSFFLNPEFSKLSIESALVALGHAFFSLSLGMGIMVTYGAYVDRRQSLGGAMLAVGGGDLIYAFIAGMIIFPTTFSFGINPAQGPSLVFIALPAAFSAMPFGAFFGGLFFVLLAVAALGSMVSLLEVPVAYVMERFRWSRVRSVIVVSFLCLLLGIPSALSMGLVPELKVGDKTFFDFVDFTASNIFLPLGGLLIVIFTGYYWKTAGEHANLKPFWFRVWLFGLRYVAPILMLLVFLHTSGIIKF; encoded by the coding sequence ATGAATTTGAGCAAGGGGCAGAATAGCCTGAACGATAAAAATGAACGCTTCTCGTCAGCCGGGTTCATATTGGCAGCGATCGGGAGTGCAGCAGGGCTGGGTAACATCTGGAAATTCCCATATATTACTGGACAGTATGGTGGGGCGGCATTTTTCATGCTGTTTATCGTCTGCCTGTTGCTTGTAGGCTTGCCTGTACTTTTAGCGGAGCTAGCGCTTGGCCGTGCGGGTCGAGGAAGTGCTGCTTCTGCCATGGTAAAAGTAGGCGGTCATCCGATTTGGGGCAAGATGAGTATTATGTTTGTTATCGTGCCGTTTGTTATTTTGTCGTTTTATGCCATTGTAGGGGGCTGGACACTGCATTATGCCGTAGAGGCATTTAGTGGAAATCTGTTTTCGAATAAGGATTTTGCTGGACAGTTTGCTTCCTTTTCCTCGGGTTACGCTCCGTTGGTTTGGCTGTTAGTTGTTTTTGCATTTACCTCTATCGTGGTTACCCTCGGGGTATCGAACGGGATTGAAAGGTTCAATAAAATTTTGATTCCTGCCAAGGTTATTCTGTTGCTCGTGTTAATGATAAATGCGCTTATGCTGCCAGGCTCAGGTGCGGGGGTATCCTTCTTTCTGAATCCTGAATTCTCTAAGCTTAGTATAGAGTCTGCATTGGTTGCTTTGGGACATGCCTTCTTCTCGCTCTCACTGGGAATGGGGATTATGGTCACGTATGGTGCTTATGTGGATCGTCGACAATCGCTGGGTGGAGCCATGCTGGCAGTTGGTGGCGGGGATTTAATCTATGCGTTTATCGCAGGGATGATTATTTTCCCTACAACCTTTTCCTTTGGGATTAACCCGGCTCAAGGGCCGTCTTTGGTCTTTATTGCTTTACCGGCTGCGTTCTCAGCCATGCCTTTCGGCGCTTTCTTCGGCGGTTTGTTCTTCGTATTGCTGGCGGTTGCTGCATTAGGTTCTATGGTATCCTTGCTGGAAGTACCTGTAGCCTATGTTATGGAGCGGTTCCGTTGGAGCCGGGTTCGCTCGGTTATCGTCGTATCTTTCCTGTGCCTGCTGCTGGGTATCCCTTCTGCGTTGTCCATGGGACTGGTTCCGGAATTAAAAGTTGGTGACAAAACATTCTTTGATTTCGTTGATTTCACAGCTTCCAACATCTTCTTGCCGTTAGGCGGCTTGTTGATTGTTATATTCACAGGCTACTACTGGAAGACTGCGGGTGAGCATGCAAATCTCAAACCCTTCTGGTTCCGCGTATGGTTGTTCGGTCTAAGGTATGTTGCACCGATCCTGATGCTGCTGGTCTTCCTGCACACCTCGGGAATTATCAAATTTTAA
- a CDS encoding ATP-binding protein codes for MLVLKSYEVFIPGAFPTYTYVSRNTPDTSYSYEFRLAQSLKTIGYLTSIIGPSKTGKTVLCEKVIGQDKIVDLTGNDFKHSEDFWVTVAKKVGLSLESNHTERRGIEGEGTTGLIEKKSTAITESFRSGKDKIIQYFNENNLVLVLDDFHYAPGDMQLEMAYQLKDAIRKQFRTIVISLPHRADDAIRKNPDLSGRLNLINIEPWQLDELSEIATTGFQSLGMNIDLDYAKDIALESLASPQLMQSICLNLAIQLDVDHNRENAQITSKIQLEEAYKMTTINLSYKDVVRKLKAGPNPRGQQRKTYKLVTGEDADIYELLIKAISLNPPEISISIDDMKKRIDELISDGNDKPDKPKVKSAIEQVQSIMQNSESIYQVFEYKDEKIHILEPHFLFYLRWGIH; via the coding sequence ATGCTGGTATTAAAATCATACGAGGTATTTATACCGGGGGCTTTCCCAACATATACCTACGTTTCAAGAAATACACCTGATACTTCCTATTCATACGAATTTAGATTAGCTCAATCACTTAAAACTATTGGTTATTTAACATCAATTATTGGCCCTTCAAAAACCGGGAAAACGGTTTTATGCGAGAAAGTAATAGGACAAGATAAAATTGTGGATTTGACAGGAAATGACTTCAAACATTCAGAAGATTTTTGGGTAACAGTAGCCAAAAAAGTAGGCCTATCATTAGAAAGCAACCATACAGAACGTAGAGGTATTGAAGGAGAAGGAACAACGGGTCTTATAGAAAAAAAATCAACGGCAATCACAGAATCATTTCGTTCTGGTAAAGATAAGATTATTCAATACTTTAATGAGAATAATCTAGTTCTTGTCCTAGATGATTTTCACTATGCCCCAGGGGATATGCAGCTAGAAATGGCTTATCAATTAAAAGATGCTATTCGAAAGCAATTTCGAACGATTGTTATTTCTTTGCCTCACAGAGCTGATGATGCCATTCGTAAAAATCCTGATCTGAGTGGTAGATTAAATCTTATTAATATTGAGCCTTGGCAACTGGATGAACTTAGTGAAATTGCAACAACAGGTTTCCAATCACTAGGTATGAATATTGACTTAGACTATGCCAAGGATATAGCTCTTGAAAGTCTTGCTTCTCCTCAGCTCATGCAATCCATATGTTTGAACCTTGCTATTCAACTGGATGTTGATCATAACCGTGAAAATGCGCAGATTACGAGTAAGATCCAGCTTGAAGAAGCTTATAAGATGACAACAATTAATCTCTCATATAAAGATGTGGTAAGGAAGTTAAAGGCTGGGCCGAATCCAAGAGGGCAGCAGAGAAAAACCTACAAGCTTGTTACTGGTGAAGATGCGGACATCTATGAGCTGTTAATAAAGGCAATTTCACTAAATCCCCCTGAGATTAGTATTTCTATAGACGATATGAAGAAGAGAATTGATGAACTTATTAGTGATGGTAATGATAAGCCCGACAAGCCAAAGGTAAAATCTGCAATAGAGCAGGTTCAATCCATTATGCAAAATAGTGAGAGTATTTATCAGGTGTTTGAATATAAGGACGAGAAAATTCATATTTTGGAGCCGCACTTTTTATTTTATTTACGATGGGGGATTCATTAA
- a CDS encoding MFS transporter: protein MERKITMKHTLAYGSGNMLGSGALAISGAWLMYFYTTFCGLSPVQAAAIFSVASIIDAVSNPIMGFISDNFHRTRLGRKFGRRRFFIMMGIPLMLVYPLLWVDGLGFWYYLSTYVLFELVYTSVMVPYEALAAEMTRDFGARSRLTGWKAMFGKIANFAAAFIPGRFIAEYGKDSPLPFFYTGLVFAGILLIAMAFLYKNSWERPTEELQKELEGEAPLSFIDSMKKLFIDISSTFRVKTFRHHLGMYLGGFSAEWLFTSAFTYFIVFSLFQSSEMVSNLNSFNSVIQLISTYFFIQFCVRKGFRMPFIAALVVVCFSVAGYGLLYITGASNTMVWLYVITLFMGLGTGGVYYIPWNQYTFLADVDEALTGRRREGIYAGMMTFAGKMVRAVVVFILGWVLQHFGFVSGADSQPIAAQHAIFYVLVVGTIVLAIIGMIASVVMKLDIDSHKKLITEIDRLKNGGSMKSAKPEARKVFEDLTGFNYDRCWGNNNVGFKNKPADPRSHTPSM from the coding sequence ATGGAACGAAAAATCACAATGAAACATACACTCGCCTATGGAAGCGGCAACATGCTGGGAAGCGGTGCACTTGCTATTAGTGGCGCATGGTTAATGTACTTTTATACGACCTTTTGCGGACTGTCTCCCGTTCAGGCCGCAGCCATTTTCTCCGTTGCCAGCATCATCGATGCAGTCAGCAATCCGATCATGGGCTTTATTAGCGACAACTTTCATCGAACCCGCCTGGGCCGTAAATTCGGCAGACGACGTTTTTTCATTATGATGGGGATTCCGCTGATGCTCGTGTATCCGTTGCTTTGGGTAGATGGGTTGGGTTTCTGGTATTACCTAAGTACGTACGTACTGTTTGAACTGGTGTATACCTCTGTTATGGTGCCATATGAAGCACTTGCCGCAGAGATGACCCGGGATTTCGGCGCACGTTCCAGACTGACCGGATGGAAGGCCATGTTCGGTAAAATTGCCAATTTTGCCGCCGCTTTTATCCCTGGTCGCTTTATCGCTGAGTATGGTAAAGACTCTCCATTGCCCTTCTTTTATACCGGCCTAGTATTTGCAGGTATTTTGCTAATTGCAATGGCATTCTTGTACAAGAATTCTTGGGAACGCCCTACGGAGGAACTGCAAAAGGAACTGGAAGGTGAAGCTCCGCTTTCCTTTATAGATTCCATGAAAAAGCTGTTTATTGACATTTCCTCGACCTTCCGGGTGAAGACGTTCCGTCATCATCTGGGCATGTATCTGGGCGGCTTTTCAGCCGAGTGGCTGTTCACTTCTGCCTTTACGTACTTTATTGTGTTTTCCCTGTTCCAAAGCTCGGAGATGGTATCTAATCTGAATAGCTTTAACTCTGTCATTCAATTAATTTCTACCTATTTCTTCATCCAGTTCTGTGTGCGCAAAGGGTTCCGTATGCCTTTTATCGCCGCACTCGTCGTCGTTTGCTTTAGCGTAGCGGGTTACGGCCTGCTCTATATAACGGGAGCCTCCAATACAATGGTATGGCTATATGTCATCACACTGTTTATGGGGCTTGGTACAGGCGGGGTCTACTATATTCCTTGGAATCAATATACGTTCCTTGCTGATGTAGATGAGGCACTGACTGGTCGTCGCCGGGAAGGAATTTATGCAGGTATGATGACTTTCGCAGGTAAAATGGTGCGAGCCGTCGTCGTCTTCATACTTGGCTGGGTGCTACAGCATTTCGGATTCGTATCCGGGGCTGATAGTCAGCCGATTGCCGCTCAGCATGCTATTTTCTATGTACTCGTGGTAGGTACAATTGTGTTAGCGATCATCGGTATGATTGCGTCTGTCGTCATGAAGCTGGACATTGACAGCCACAAGAAGCTGATTACCGAAATTGACCGCCTTAAAAACGGTGGCTCGATGAAGTCGGCCAAACCGGAAGCTCGAAAGGTATTCGAGGATCTGACAGGTTTTAATTACGATCGGTGCTGGGGCAACAATAATGTAGGTTTCAAGAACAAACCTGCTGACCCTAGATCACATACGCCTTCCATGTAA
- a CDS encoding polysaccharide deacetylase family protein: MEKGYTYSRTREHRLKRNKRRLIFIAILLFVIGCITLIVLKVSDSKPPAQTLEQVKKTDAVSNGKSKVKANAEPNGKVASPKDKPGVEDGAFVEKYLNQQMLGKKPDGADGKKVAYLSFDDGPSVTVTPEILDILKKQKVKATFFVVGKEAGENEHTKNIIKRIVAEGHAIGNHTYSHNYKYLYPHKAVSTDNVMKDIEKNNQVLKGILGPDFSTRMIRFPGGHMTWKKKDPKGMAALDAALLKKDYHQVDWNVLTKDAEGPHKKANGLINQFMRSVKGREKAVILMHDTYGKGETAKALPVIIEYLKKQGYEFKIMK; encoded by the coding sequence ATGGAAAAGGGTTACACATATAGTAGGACAAGAGAGCATCGCTTGAAGAGGAACAAAAGAAGACTCATATTCATTGCTATTTTATTATTCGTGATCGGCTGTATTACGCTCATTGTGCTAAAGGTTTCAGATAGCAAACCACCAGCTCAAACACTGGAGCAAGTTAAAAAAACAGATGCCGTATCCAATGGCAAATCAAAAGTTAAGGCAAATGCCGAACCGAATGGTAAAGTTGCTTCACCAAAAGACAAACCTGGAGTTGAAGATGGTGCCTTTGTTGAAAAATATTTAAACCAACAAATGCTGGGGAAGAAGCCTGACGGAGCCGACGGTAAGAAAGTAGCTTATTTATCTTTTGATGATGGGCCATCCGTGACGGTAACACCTGAAATATTAGATATTCTGAAAAAACAGAAGGTAAAGGCAACCTTTTTTGTCGTAGGAAAGGAAGCTGGTGAAAATGAACATACGAAGAATATCATCAAAAGAATTGTCGCAGAAGGTCACGCTATAGGAAACCATACGTATTCACATAATTATAAGTATCTATATCCCCACAAGGCTGTAAGTACGGACAATGTTATGAAGGATATTGAAAAGAACAATCAGGTATTAAAAGGCATTCTGGGACCCGACTTCTCGACAAGAATGATTCGATTCCCGGGAGGCCACATGACGTGGAAGAAAAAAGATCCAAAGGGTATGGCCGCATTAGATGCAGCTTTACTAAAAAAGGATTATCACCAAGTGGATTGGAATGTATTAACTAAAGATGCAGAGGGACCACACAAGAAAGCAAACGGACTTATTAACCAATTCATGAGGTCTGTAAAGGGTCGAGAAAAAGCCGTGATCTTAATGCATGATACCTATGGCAAGGGAGAAACTGCAAAGGCTTTACCAGTCATCATAGAATATTTAAAAAAACAGGGATATGAATTTAAGATTATGAAGTGA
- a CDS encoding right-handed parallel beta-helix repeat-containing protein: MFKRNERPKNGFNALRLGVSFVFASSFLLGTAYADTSSNVPSSSLSEEAASATDSSAISITLAAGDLYVAPNGNVSNPGTISSPTTLEAALTQIAPGKTIYLRGGNYAYSSTITVQRGNNGSNGSLKGLVAYGSEKPVLDFSGQAFGSANRGLQLFGDYWLVKGLEVKGAGDNGIYIGGSNNRIENVETHHNRDTGLQLGRYSTTAANSEWPSNNLILNSYSHDNADPDNGEDADGFAAKLTVGSGNVFDNCVAAYNVDDGWDLFTKAATGPIGAVTILNSVAHHNGQTSDGTSTANSDGNGFKLGGDKIKVNHIVKNSIAFQNKKHGFTYNSNPGTITLTNNTSWSNGESNFAFDKGEHVFINNLSFEGTASDKTSGTDQDNSNVWWKSKKSTNAKGLLASAADFVSLVPSVTRSADGSIQLGNFLKLASGSDLIGSGTPSGNNIGAR, translated from the coding sequence ATGTTTAAACGCAATGAACGTCCAAAAAACGGGTTTAACGCTCTAAGACTCGGTGTTTCTTTTGTTTTCGCTTCTTCTTTTCTTCTTGGAACCGCTTACGCAGATACGTCATCCAATGTCCCTTCTTCTTCCCTTTCAGAAGAGGCTGCCAGTGCAACGGATTCATCTGCTATCTCCATCACACTGGCGGCAGGCGACTTGTATGTAGCGCCAAATGGTAACGTGTCCAATCCAGGCACCATATCCAGTCCTACTACTCTTGAAGCCGCACTTACACAAATTGCTCCTGGTAAAACCATTTATCTGCGCGGAGGCAACTACGCCTATTCCTCAACGATTACCGTTCAGCGTGGAAATAATGGCAGCAATGGCTCCCTCAAAGGGTTAGTTGCTTACGGCAGTGAAAAGCCAGTACTTGATTTTTCGGGTCAAGCCTTTGGTTCCGCTAACCGTGGACTCCAGCTTTTCGGAGACTATTGGCTGGTAAAAGGTCTTGAAGTAAAGGGTGCCGGGGATAACGGTATCTATATCGGCGGCAGCAACAACCGGATTGAAAACGTGGAAACTCACCATAACCGCGACACCGGGCTCCAACTCGGACGCTACTCCACTACAGCCGCTAACAGTGAATGGCCTTCGAACAACCTCATCTTGAACTCCTACTCTCATGATAATGCTGATCCTGATAACGGTGAGGATGCCGACGGATTTGCCGCCAAGCTGACTGTAGGATCAGGCAATGTGTTCGATAACTGCGTGGCTGCTTACAACGTCGATGACGGTTGGGATCTGTTTACCAAAGCAGCAACCGGACCAATCGGAGCGGTAACGATCTTGAACAGTGTTGCCCATCACAACGGACAGACTTCTGACGGAACGTCTACCGCTAACAGTGACGGCAATGGTTTTAAGCTGGGCGGGGACAAAATCAAGGTCAACCATATTGTGAAAAACAGCATTGCTTTTCAGAACAAAAAGCACGGCTTTACCTACAACAGCAATCCCGGCACCATTACCCTGACCAATAATACTTCATGGAGCAATGGCGAGAGCAATTTTGCTTTTGACAAAGGTGAACACGTGTTTATTAACAATCTTTCCTTTGAAGGAACAGCCAGTGACAAGACCAGTGGAACCGATCAAGATAATTCTAACGTCTGGTGGAAAAGCAAAAAAAGCACCAATGCCAAAGGTCTTCTCGCCAGCGCCGCTGACTTTGTCAGTCTCGTTCCTTCCGTTACCAGAAGTGCAGACGGTTCCATCCAGCTAGGTAACTTCCTCAAGCTGGCTTCAGGAAGCGATCTGATCGGCTCGGGCACTCCGAGCGGCAACAATATAGGGGCACGCTAA
- a CDS encoding glycoside hydrolase family 88/105 protein: MANPTSQPTTNPTKTDSWAVRMSDSVLKRSPEYYEKWEYDHGVIYRGLEWVGELTGDPKYMEFIKKHMDHFVDENGVIQRYKVDEYNIDHVNNGKLLFSLYRATGDERYKKAAYQLRSQLEKHPRTSEGAFWHKQIYPYQIWLDGLYMGAPFYAEFIREFGDPSEFDDVTLQFKLCYEHTRDPQTGLLYHAWDEKHEQPWCNPQTGCSKNFWGRSIGWFVMALVDVLDYIPEDHADRPALLDMLTETLEALLKVRDKESGVFYQVLNLGHLKGNYLESSASCMILYAIAKGVRKGYLPEHYRQEAEIIRKGIIDEFITITEEGLVNLNKTVQVSGLGGKDRRDGTFTYYISEPIITNDPKGIGAFIQAMGEAERI, encoded by the coding sequence ATGGCAAATCCAACATCACAACCGACAACCAATCCTACAAAAACAGATTCTTGGGCTGTACGTATGAGTGACTCTGTTCTGAAACGGAGTCCGGAATATTATGAAAAATGGGAATATGACCACGGCGTTATTTACAGAGGTCTGGAATGGGTTGGCGAACTGACAGGCGATCCCAAGTATATGGAATTTATAAAAAAACATATGGATCATTTTGTTGACGAAAATGGCGTGATTCAGCGCTATAAAGTAGATGAGTACAATATTGACCACGTGAATAACGGAAAGCTGCTCTTCTCTCTGTATCGTGCCACAGGAGACGAACGATATAAAAAGGCAGCTTACCAATTACGCAGTCAGTTGGAAAAACATCCTCGCACAAGCGAGGGCGCATTCTGGCATAAGCAAATTTATCCGTATCAAATTTGGCTGGACGGCTTGTACATGGGTGCCCCGTTCTACGCTGAATTTATCCGCGAATTTGGAGATCCGTCAGAGTTTGACGATGTTACCCTGCAATTCAAGCTCTGTTACGAGCATACGCGTGATCCTCAAACAGGCCTGCTCTACCACGCTTGGGATGAGAAGCATGAACAGCCATGGTGCAACCCGCAAACAGGCTGCTCCAAGAACTTCTGGGGACGCTCCATCGGCTGGTTCGTCATGGCACTAGTTGACGTGCTGGACTATATTCCAGAAGATCACGCAGATCGCCCTGCCTTGCTCGATATGCTGACGGAAACACTGGAAGCTCTACTGAAAGTACGTGATAAAGAAAGTGGAGTCTTTTATCAGGTGCTCAACCTGGGCCATCTGAAAGGCAACTATCTGGAATCCTCCGCTTCCTGTATGATTCTCTATGCTATCGCCAAAGGCGTACGCAAAGGTTATCTGCCAGAGCATTATCGCCAAGAGGCAGAAATCATCCGTAAAGGCATTATTGATGAATTTATCACGATTACCGAAGAAGGACTCGTGAATTTGAACAAAACGGTGCAAGTAAGCGGTTTGGGTGGTAAAGATCGACGGGACGGTACCTTCACTTACTATATCAGCGAGCCGATTATAACCAACGATCCTAAAGGTATCGGAGCTTTTATTCAGGCGATGGGTGAAGCGGAACGGATCTAA